One region of Desulfovibrio sp. JC010 genomic DNA includes:
- a CDS encoding molybdopterin-dependent aldehyde oxidoreductase, giving the protein MIKRTLKVNGVEKFIICENDETLANVLREKLGLLSVKIGCGTGQCGSCSVIIDGKLKRTCALKMKRVEDFTEILTTEGIGTPTELHPIQLAWIAHGGAQCGFCTPGFVVSTYALLLANPKPTRADIRDWFQKNRNACRCTGYKPLVDAVQDAAAVMRGDMSEDDLLFKMPADQRIWGSKYPRPTAVAKVTGTLDYGADLGLKLPEGSLNCALVQAEVSHANIISIDTSAAEAMEGVEKVVTYKDIKGKNRITGLITFPTNKGDGWDRPILNDEKVFQYGDAIAIVCATSEKIAKEAAKLVKVELEQLPEYMNAPAAMAEDAMEIHPGTPNVYFEQKIVKGEETAPIMDKADVVLEGSYYVQRQPHMPIEPDVGFAFLDDDGKLNIHSKSIGLHLHAAMIAPGLGVELENLIMVQNYAGGTFGYKFSPTMEALVGAACLATGKPVFLNYTWEQQQQYTGKRSPFFTDIRLAASKDGDLLGMETDWTCDHGPYSEFGDLLTLRGAQFIGSGYKLENIRGLGKTVCTNHAWGSAFRGYGAPETEFGYEVMMDELAEKIGMDPFDLREKNVYRPGDTTPTGCQPEVYCMEDIFKAGRPKYEEMKKWAAEAAAEGCKRGIGIAVGIYGSGLDGPDTAESAIELNKDGSVTLFNCWHDHGQGADIGCLGTAHEALRPLGLAPEQIHLVMNDTRNCPNGGPAGGSRSQVVIGNAIIAACRNLMDAMRKSDNSYMSYDEMVAAGKELRYDGKWSAPATDCDENGQGSPFACYMYGLFMSGVEVEIATGKVQVEKMKLIADIGKINNKLAVDGQMYGGLAQGVGLALTEDFEDIKKHATMVGAGFPYIKQIPDDIELVYVETERPNGSHGASGVGELPLTTPHASIINAIYNACGARVTHLPARPEKVLAAMKG; this is encoded by the coding sequence ATGATCAAACGGACTCTGAAAGTTAACGGCGTTGAGAAATTCATCATCTGCGAAAATGATGAAACCCTCGCCAATGTTCTGCGTGAAAAACTCGGTCTGCTCAGCGTAAAGATCGGTTGCGGAACCGGACAGTGCGGTAGCTGCTCCGTTATTATAGACGGCAAGCTCAAACGCACCTGCGCCCTGAAAATGAAACGTGTTGAAGATTTCACCGAAATCCTCACCACCGAAGGTATCGGTACCCCCACCGAACTGCACCCCATCCAGCTCGCATGGATTGCCCACGGCGGCGCACAGTGCGGTTTCTGTACCCCCGGTTTTGTTGTCTCCACCTACGCCCTGCTCCTTGCCAATCCCAAACCGACCCGCGCAGACATCCGTGACTGGTTCCAGAAGAACCGCAACGCCTGCCGCTGCACCGGTTACAAACCCTTGGTTGACGCAGTGCAGGACGCAGCAGCAGTAATGCGCGGCGACATGTCCGAAGACGATCTGCTCTTCAAGATGCCTGCTGACCAGCGCATCTGGGGTTCCAAATATCCCCGCCCCACCGCAGTGGCAAAAGTCACCGGTACTCTGGACTACGGTGCAGACCTCGGCCTGAAGCTGCCCGAAGGTTCCCTCAATTGCGCCCTTGTACAGGCTGAAGTTTCCCACGCCAACATCATCTCCATCGACACCAGCGCAGCTGAAGCCATGGAAGGCGTTGAAAAAGTCGTTACCTACAAGGATATCAAAGGTAAAAACCGCATCACCGGTCTGATCACCTTCCCCACCAACAAAGGTGACGGTTGGGATCGTCCTATCCTTAACGACGAAAAAGTCTTCCAGTACGGTGACGCCATCGCTATCGTCTGCGCTACTTCTGAAAAAATCGCAAAAGAAGCAGCCAAGCTGGTTAAAGTAGAACTGGAACAGCTTCCCGAATACATGAACGCCCCTGCCGCCATGGCAGAAGACGCCATGGAAATTCACCCCGGCACCCCCAACGTTTATTTTGAACAGAAGATCGTCAAGGGCGAAGAAACCGCTCCGATCATGGACAAAGCCGACGTTGTTCTTGAAGGTTCCTACTATGTGCAGCGTCAGCCGCATATGCCCATCGAGCCGGACGTAGGTTTTGCTTTCCTTGATGATGACGGCAAGCTCAACATCCACTCCAAGTCCATCGGCCTGCACCTGCACGCAGCCATGATCGCTCCGGGCTTAGGCGTTGAACTCGAAAACCTGATCATGGTCCAGAACTATGCAGGCGGTACTTTCGGTTACAAGTTCTCCCCCACCATGGAAGCACTGGTCGGCGCAGCCTGCCTCGCAACCGGCAAGCCTGTTTTCCTGAACTACACTTGGGAACAGCAGCAGCAGTACACCGGTAAACGTTCTCCCTTCTTCACCGACATCCGCCTTGCCGCAAGCAAAGACGGCGACCTGCTCGGTATGGAAACCGACTGGACCTGCGACCACGGTCCCTACTCCGAATTCGGTGACCTGCTGACCCTGCGCGGTGCCCAGTTCATCGGTTCCGGTTACAAACTGGAAAATATCCGCGGCCTCGGTAAAACCGTCTGCACCAACCATGCATGGGGTTCCGCTTTCCGCGGTTACGGCGCACCTGAAACCGAATTCGGCTACGAAGTCATGATGGACGAACTGGCTGAAAAAATCGGCATGGATCCCTTCGATCTGCGCGAAAAGAACGTCTACCGCCCCGGCGACACCACTCCCACCGGCTGCCAGCCTGAAGTCTACTGCATGGAAGACATCTTCAAGGCCGGCCGTCCCAAGTATGAAGAGATGAAAAAGTGGGCTGCTGAAGCAGCTGCCGAAGGCTGCAAACGCGGCATCGGTATCGCAGTAGGTATCTACGGTTCCGGCCTTGACGGACCTGACACCGCTGAATCCGCAATCGAACTGAACAAAGACGGTTCCGTAACCCTCTTCAACTGCTGGCACGACCACGGTCAGGGTGCGGATATCGGTTGTCTGGGTACCGCCCACGAAGCCCTGCGTCCCCTCGGCCTCGCTCCCGAGCAGATCCATCTGGTCATGAACGACACCCGCAACTGCCCCAACGGCGGTCCCGCAGGTGGTAGCCGCTCTCAGGTTGTTATCGGTAACGCAATTATCGCCGCCTGCCGCAACCTCATGGACGCCATGCGCAAGTCTGACAACTCTTACATGAGCTACGACGAAATGGTCGCAGCGGGTAAAGAGCTCCGTTACGACGGTAAATGGTCCGCTCCGGCCACCGATTGTGATGAAAACGGTCAGGGTTCACCCTTTGCCTGCTACATGTACGGTCTGTTCATGTCCGGCGTAGAAGTTGAAATCGCTACCGGTAAAGTTCAGGTTGAAAAGATGAAGCTCATCGCAGACATCGGTAAGATCAACAACAAACTCGCTGTTGACGGCCAGATGTACGGCGGTCTCGCTCAGGGTGTCGGCCTCGCACTTACCGAGGACTTCGAAGACATCAAGAAGCACGCCACCATGGTCGGTGCAGGCTTCCCCTACATCAAGCAGATCCCCGATGATATCGAACTGGTGTACGTTGAGACCGAACGTCCCAACGGTTCCCACGGCGCATCCGGTGTCGGTGAGCTTCCGCTGACCACCCCGCATGCTTCCATCATCAACGCAATCTACAACGCCTGCGGCGCACGCGTAACCCATCTCCCGGCTCGCCCCGAGAAGGTTCTCGCTGCCATGAAAGGCTAA
- a CDS encoding molybdopterin-binding protein, giving the protein MMKTVPVQDAIGNVLCQDMTRIVPGEFKGPAFKKGHIITPDDIPVLLEIGKEHVYILTLEEGQLHENDAARRIAKATAGPGITLTDISEGRINMVASPGLLCINVEALNRINSIDEVVVATLHNGIQITESREVAGTRVVPLVIDESKIEQVEEICRDCGPIVSVKPFRNLKVGLITTGSEVYHGRIKDKFGPVIRKKFSQLNSEVMGQTFVSDDPDMTSTAILKAIDDGAQMVVVTGGMSVDPDDQTPASIRATGAEIVTYGSPTFPGVMFMLGYLNGVPIVGLPGCVMYYRASIFDLIVPRIVAGERPTRAEIAELGHGGFCAGCDTCRYPLCSFGK; this is encoded by the coding sequence ATGATGAAAACTGTTCCTGTTCAGGATGCCATCGGCAATGTCCTCTGCCAAGATATGACCCGCATCGTCCCCGGCGAATTCAAAGGCCCCGCCTTTAAAAAAGGCCACATCATCACCCCGGATGATATTCCGGTGCTTCTGGAGATCGGCAAGGAACACGTCTACATCCTGACCCTTGAAGAAGGCCAGCTGCATGAAAACGATGCCGCCAGACGCATTGCCAAAGCAACTGCCGGTCCGGGAATCACCCTCACCGACATCAGTGAAGGACGCATCAACATGGTTGCCTCCCCCGGTCTGCTCTGCATCAATGTGGAGGCTTTAAACCGTATCAACTCCATTGACGAAGTTGTGGTGGCCACCCTGCACAATGGAATACAGATTACTGAATCCCGCGAAGTGGCCGGAACCCGCGTAGTTCCGCTGGTTATTGATGAGAGTAAAATAGAACAGGTTGAGGAAATCTGTCGCGACTGCGGTCCCATCGTCAGTGTGAAGCCTTTCCGCAATCTCAAAGTGGGCCTCATCACCACCGGAAGCGAAGTCTACCATGGCCGGATCAAGGACAAATTCGGTCCGGTAATCCGCAAAAAATTTTCCCAGCTTAATTCGGAAGTCATGGGTCAGACCTTTGTCAGCGATGACCCCGACATGACCAGCACCGCGATCCTCAAAGCAATTGATGACGGAGCGCAGATGGTGGTGGTCACCGGCGGTATGAGCGTCGACCCCGACGACCAGACCCCGGCATCCATCCGGGCCACAGGTGCTGAAATAGTCACCTACGGCTCCCCCACCTTTCCCGGAGTAATGTTCATGCTCGGTTACCTGAACGGTGTACCCATCGTCGGTCTTCCGGGCTGTGTCATGTACTACCGGGCCAGCATTTTCGACCTTATAGTTCCGCGGATTGTGGCCGGCGAACGCCCCACCCGCGCTGAAATCGCCGAATTGGGCCACGGCGGTTTCTGTGCCGGTTGCGACACCTGCCGCTACCCGCTGTGTTCTTTCGGTAAATAG
- a CDS encoding ATP-binding cassette domain-containing protein → MTLKINIRKQLPNFALDVNLDCKPGTLTAIVGPSGAGKSTLVRIIAGLEKPDAGTISLDGNIWVDTAAKNFAKPQQRGLGLVFQEYTLFPHLNVRKNVAFAAVDKECVSGLLEKFGISHIAESKPANISGGERQRAAFCQALAREPVLLLLDEPFSALDIATREGLRKELRALKSELNIPIIHVTHDLEEAYYLADSIFVLENGHESPQWLERQRNKFCAETKPRPHLELVGNM, encoded by the coding sequence ATGACTTTGAAGATAAATATCCGTAAACAGTTGCCCAACTTTGCACTGGACGTAAATCTGGACTGTAAACCCGGCACCCTGACCGCCATTGTCGGTCCGTCCGGGGCCGGAAAAAGCACCTTGGTGCGCATCATCGCCGGGCTGGAAAAGCCGGATGCCGGAACCATCTCCCTCGACGGAAATATCTGGGTGGATACAGCCGCAAAAAACTTTGCCAAGCCGCAGCAGCGCGGGCTGGGACTTGTTTTTCAGGAATACACCCTCTTCCCGCACTTGAATGTGCGCAAGAATGTGGCTTTTGCCGCTGTGGATAAAGAGTGTGTTTCCGGGCTGCTGGAAAAATTCGGAATCTCGCACATCGCTGAAAGCAAGCCGGCCAACATCTCCGGCGGGGAACGCCAGCGGGCGGCCTTCTGTCAGGCCCTTGCCCGCGAGCCGGTGCTGTTGTTGCTGGATGAACCCTTCTCTGCGCTGGATATCGCCACCCGCGAAGGGTTGCGCAAAGAATTGCGCGCCCTGAAAAGCGAACTGAATATCCCCATCATTCACGTTACCCATGATCTGGAAGAGGCCTACTATCTGGCCGATTCCATCTTCGTTTTGGAGAACGGGCATGAATCACCGCAATGGCTGGAACGTCAGCGCAATAAATTTTGTGCTGAAACAAAGCCGCGCCCCCATCTGGAGCTTGTCGGCAATATGTAA
- the modB gene encoding molybdate ABC transporter permease subunit: protein MDFYPLYISAKLAVATTLFIPIVAAPIAYILAFLDFRGKSFIDAIVSLPMVLPPTVLGFGLLIAMGPQGVLGGFWRDLTGERMVFSFSGILLASLVYNLPFAVQPMRAAFEKLDIRLLENAAVLGLSSTATFFRVVLPNSLPGLAASAMLVFAHSLGEFGVILMVGGSIPGSTKVASIAIYEAVEAMRYDDAMYMSLAIIPVSFLALLAINRLNRVSRSRV from the coding sequence ATGGATTTTTACCCGCTTTATATCTCGGCCAAGCTTGCAGTGGCCACGACCCTGTTTATTCCCATTGTAGCCGCGCCCATTGCATACATCCTTGCCTTCCTTGACTTCAGGGGCAAGTCCTTCATTGACGCGATTGTTTCCCTGCCCATGGTCCTGCCGCCCACGGTTCTCGGTTTCGGGCTGCTCATAGCTATGGGGCCGCAAGGAGTGCTGGGAGGTTTCTGGCGGGACCTGACCGGGGAACGCATGGTTTTCAGTTTTTCCGGAATCCTGCTGGCCTCGCTGGTCTACAATCTGCCCTTTGCAGTGCAACCCATGCGTGCGGCCTTTGAAAAGCTGGACATCCGGCTGCTGGAAAACGCAGCTGTGCTGGGGCTTTCTTCCACCGCCACCTTCTTCAGGGTGGTACTGCCCAACAGTCTGCCCGGTCTGGCGGCCTCGGCCATGCTGGTCTTTGCCCACAGCCTCGGTGAATTCGGAGTAATCCTCATGGTCGGCGGTTCCATCCCCGGTTCCACCAAGGTCGCTTCCATCGCCATATACGAAGCAGTGGAAGCCATGCGTTACGACGACGCCATGTACATGTCGTTGGCAATCATCCCGGTCAGCTTTCTGGCCTTACTCGCCATCAACCGACTCAACCGTGTCAGCCGGAGCAGAGTATGA
- the modA gene encoding molybdate ABC transporter substrate-binding protein, with the protein MKRISALILTLLLTLPLSANAADLMIAQAANFMPAMKEIIPAFEKNSGLKMQATYTSTGKLYAQIVNGAPFDLFLAADERRPKKLFKDGLAETPFVYAVGKVVFWSLDKDTIGKSWQEAVKSGKLHKIAIANTETAPYGSAAMTALKQEKLWKQVKPELVFAQTIAQAFQFTSTGAADAGFCAYSSMFTPTGKQGGFHLVEQAPPVIQAACVLKSSEHKEAARKFVHFLSSPEVRTIKKKYGYD; encoded by the coding sequence ATGAAACGGATCAGCGCACTCATCCTCACCCTGCTGTTGACACTGCCCCTTTCGGCAAATGCAGCCGACCTCATGATCGCACAGGCCGCCAATTTCATGCCCGCCATGAAAGAAATCATCCCCGCTTTTGAAAAAAACAGCGGATTAAAAATGCAGGCCACCTACACATCCACCGGGAAACTTTACGCCCAGATAGTTAACGGCGCACCTTTTGATCTTTTTCTGGCTGCAGATGAACGCCGTCCTAAAAAACTGTTCAAAGACGGACTGGCCGAGACTCCTTTTGTTTATGCTGTCGGCAAGGTTGTCTTCTGGTCCCTTGATAAAGATACAATCGGCAAAAGCTGGCAGGAAGCAGTCAAAAGCGGGAAACTCCATAAAATAGCCATCGCCAACACTGAAACCGCGCCTTACGGCAGTGCTGCCATGACCGCTCTGAAACAGGAAAAACTGTGGAAGCAGGTAAAACCGGAACTGGTCTTTGCCCAGACCATTGCGCAGGCTTTCCAGTTTACATCCACAGGGGCGGCGGATGCAGGATTTTGCGCCTACTCCTCCATGTTCACCCCCACCGGGAAGCAGGGCGGCTTCCACCTTGTGGAGCAGGCTCCTCCGGTAATTCAGGCCGCCTGCGTACTCAAGTCATCGGAACATAAAGAAGCTGCCCGGAAATTTGTACACTTCCTGTCCAGCCCGGAAGTACGCACCATCAAGAAAAAATACGGGTATGACTAA
- a CDS encoding TOBE domain-containing protein — protein sequence MVKKAKDNQLSNSGETKLAPAEVFDVPDNILHLDARELSLLEDGFRSWKEGTVRADYVRSRTRAFCLFLILRHSGARLGEILKLDERRDINLARAVVYLGREGRKREVPLPQSVCRELKGMIDGPMGVGLEGMVFHLDPGYVRRVFYERAEKCGLERKKGAPSVLRRSRAVEMLRNGVPLGVVRKVLGQSSADLAAVYQEWSSGDVKNIVRRMALEENALKSSARNTFAGQVRSVNRDGVLADVEFETAEGVIISSVITLESLYKLGLEPGISVSATVKAPLVAVRPLKGKGTSSRNCVPAKVTSIKQTEVLAEVSGESSGGTQMCALVTSWSIEEEGLFDGADVEFCFKALSVVLHAV from the coding sequence GTGGTCAAAAAAGCAAAAGATAATCAGCTTTCAAACAGCGGGGAAACAAAACTTGCTCCTGCGGAAGTCTTTGATGTTCCTGATAATATTCTCCATCTTGATGCGCGGGAGCTTAGCCTGCTGGAAGACGGTTTTCGCAGCTGGAAAGAGGGGACTGTGCGTGCGGACTATGTCCGTTCCCGCACCAGAGCCTTTTGTCTTTTTCTGATCCTGCGTCATAGCGGGGCCCGGCTGGGTGAAATTTTAAAGCTTGATGAGCGGCGGGATATTAACCTGGCAAGGGCTGTTGTCTACCTCGGACGGGAAGGCCGGAAGCGGGAAGTCCCTCTGCCGCAGTCTGTCTGCCGGGAACTTAAGGGCATGATTGACGGTCCCATGGGGGTCGGGCTTGAGGGCATGGTTTTTCATCTTGATCCCGGTTACGTGCGCAGAGTTTTTTACGAGCGGGCCGAGAAATGCGGTCTGGAGCGCAAAAAAGGTGCGCCTTCGGTACTGCGGCGTTCACGGGCAGTGGAAATGCTGCGCAACGGGGTGCCGCTGGGCGTGGTCCGCAAGGTGCTCGGACAGTCTTCCGCAGATCTCGCGGCGGTCTATCAGGAATGGTCTTCCGGGGATGTGAAGAATATTGTCCGGCGTATGGCTCTTGAGGAAAACGCGCTTAAATCAAGTGCCCGGAACACCTTTGCCGGTCAGGTCCGTTCGGTGAACCGGGACGGGGTGCTGGCCGATGTTGAGTTTGAAACCGCAGAAGGTGTTATCATCAGTTCGGTAATCACTCTGGAGAGTCTTTATAAGCTCGGACTTGAGCCGGGAATTTCGGTCTCAGCCACTGTAAAAGCACCGCTGGTGGCAGTGCGGCCTTTGAAAGGAAAAGGCACCAGCTCACGCAACTGTGTTCCGGCCAAAGTAACCTCCATCAAGCAGACCGAAGTACTGGCCGAGGTTTCCGGAGAAAGCTCCGGGGGAACCCAGATGTGCGCGTTGGTTACTTCATGGTCCATCGAGGAAGAAGGACTGTTTGACGGAGCGGACGTGGAATTTTGTTTTAAGGCTTTGTCTGTAGTGCTGCATGCGGTGTAA
- a CDS encoding ABC transporter substrate-binding protein translates to MRSVSVLFLFVALGAFFLFPVPACCEAGEDSVEPMEVVFINPGKSDPADPTGGFWREVSSFMQAAAEDLGVDLEIIYTERNHILMRKKAEEVLNRKSLPDYLVVVNEKLAAGKIIADADGKEVKVFNLLLDFYGDQAAELGKPREKYKHWIGGLVPDNRWAGYNLAKELLEKAKKQGMAEDKIRLLPIAGDYATQATLLRNEGLAYARADFFDAKFFPEIHCLWRKDQAYELVTKFLNRNPEVNVIWAANDPMALGAIEGIKKSGFVPGKDILVGGINWDKPALEAVKNGSLALSVGGHFMTGGWGLVMLYDYHHGHDFSGKGGPMVRKRIFGVIDDRNVGLFLKRFGSRDWSGIDFRRFSKACNDSLQEYDFSVQALLGN, encoded by the coding sequence GTGCGGTCTGTTTCAGTTTTATTTCTTTTTGTTGCGCTTGGCGCATTTTTCTTATTTCCGGTGCCTGCGTGCTGTGAAGCCGGGGAAGACTCGGTTGAGCCCATGGAAGTGGTCTTCATCAATCCCGGAAAATCCGATCCTGCAGATCCAACCGGCGGGTTCTGGCGGGAGGTCAGTTCTTTTATGCAGGCTGCTGCCGAAGATCTGGGCGTTGATCTCGAAATTATTTATACTGAACGCAATCACATATTAATGCGCAAAAAAGCGGAAGAAGTGCTTAACCGCAAGTCTTTGCCTGATTACTTGGTCGTAGTGAATGAAAAGCTTGCGGCGGGTAAAATTATCGCCGATGCGGACGGGAAGGAGGTTAAGGTCTTCAACCTCCTGCTGGATTTTTATGGTGATCAGGCTGCAGAACTGGGTAAGCCAAGAGAAAAGTATAAGCATTGGATAGGCGGGCTGGTCCCGGACAACCGCTGGGCCGGGTATAATCTGGCAAAAGAACTGCTGGAGAAAGCCAAGAAGCAGGGGATGGCTGAAGACAAAATCAGGCTTCTTCCCATTGCCGGGGATTACGCCACTCAGGCGACTCTGCTCCGAAATGAGGGCTTGGCTTATGCCCGTGCCGATTTTTTTGATGCAAAATTTTTTCCCGAAATTCATTGTCTTTGGCGCAAAGACCAAGCCTATGAGCTGGTAACAAAATTTTTGAATCGGAACCCGGAAGTAAATGTTATCTGGGCTGCCAATGACCCCATGGCCCTTGGGGCTATTGAGGGGATAAAGAAGAGCGGTTTTGTTCCGGGTAAAGATATTCTGGTTGGTGGAATCAACTGGGACAAACCTGCGCTTGAGGCGGTGAAAAACGGCAGTCTTGCCCTTTCCGTCGGCGGGCATTTCATGACCGGAGGTTGGGGGCTGGTCATGCTTTATGATTATCACCATGGGCATGATTTTTCCGGGAAAGGCGGCCCCATGGTCAGAAAGAGAATTTTCGGTGTGATTGATGACCGGAATGTTGGTCTTTTTTTAAAAAGATTCGGTTCACGTGACTGGTCCGGAATTGATTTCAGGAGATTTTCCAAAGCCTGCAATGATTCTCTGCAGGAGTATGATTTTTCCGTGCAGGCTTTGCTGGGTAATTAA
- the tpx gene encoding thiol peroxidase: MNERTGVITFQSNPLTLLGNEIKVGDKAPKFTATDNGLAPKALADFAGKVLIISAVPSLDTPVCDMETRRFNNEAANLGDDIKILTLSMDLPFAQARWCGAAGVEAVQTLSDHASASFGEAYGVLIKELRLLSRAVFVVDKSGTVQYVQYVSEITEEPDYDAALEAAKKLV; this comes from the coding sequence ATGAATGAAAGAACAGGTGTAATCACTTTCCAGTCCAATCCCCTGACCCTCCTCGGCAATGAAATCAAGGTGGGCGACAAAGCTCCCAAATTCACCGCAACTGATAACGGCCTTGCTCCCAAAGCTCTGGCTGATTTCGCAGGCAAAGTGCTGATCATCAGTGCTGTTCCTTCCCTTGATACCCCTGTGTGCGACATGGAAACACGCAGGTTCAACAACGAAGCTGCAAATCTCGGCGATGATATCAAAATTCTGACCCTGTCCATGGACCTTCCTTTTGCTCAGGCCCGCTGGTGCGGTGCTGCCGGCGTAGAAGCTGTGCAGACTCTTTCCGATCACGCAAGTGCATCTTTCGGCGAAGCGTACGGAGTGCTGATCAAGGAGTTGCGCCTGCTCAGCCGCGCTGTTTTCGTAGTCGATAAGTCCGGCACTGTGCAGTATGTTCAGTACGTAAGTGAGATAACCGAGGAACCGGATTATGATGCAGCTTTAGAGGCTGCTAAGAAGCTGGTTTAA
- a CDS encoding site-specific integrase, with protein sequence MNKNIMAIRKPFKRGDFWYYEINRKRVSLKTKDKAKALRIFNEIKREYLAGRLKQLTKEKSISLGDFAAEYLEWAETTQIYKTFRANRLALNKILAIESASKRLDQLSHKTIDKLVAQSRKKKLKPASINNYISHARMVMNKAVEWKYVKENPFASCKLVKKTKRPPAFLSPEQCTEFLASVTDNELKKLIISYLFTGRRREELFNLEWKDIDFERNSYLIRRSKTHLSKHYPMHPTFREVLESYEDRTGRVFKKWLHIDTISKHVKQALINAGFEDFRLHDLRHTFASNLAEAGESLHSIGELLGHTDKRTTEIYAHLSSGHLTQSIQKLTYQPE encoded by the coding sequence ATGAATAAGAACATAATGGCTATACGAAAACCTTTCAAAAGAGGCGACTTTTGGTACTACGAAATCAATCGTAAAAGAGTGAGCCTCAAAACTAAGGACAAAGCCAAAGCCCTGCGAATTTTTAACGAGATCAAAAGGGAATATTTGGCGGGTAGGCTGAAGCAGCTTACAAAAGAAAAATCCATATCTTTAGGTGACTTTGCAGCGGAATACCTAGAGTGGGCAGAGACTACACAGATATATAAGACCTTCAGGGCCAACAGATTAGCCCTGAACAAAATCCTTGCGATTGAATCAGCATCCAAACGGCTGGACCAACTTAGCCACAAGACGATTGATAAGCTGGTAGCTCAAAGCCGGAAAAAGAAGCTCAAGCCAGCATCTATCAATAACTATATCAGCCATGCCCGCATGGTTATGAACAAGGCGGTTGAATGGAAATACGTAAAAGAAAATCCATTTGCGTCTTGTAAATTAGTTAAAAAAACCAAACGACCTCCAGCTTTCCTTAGCCCTGAGCAATGCACTGAATTTCTGGCATCTGTCACGGATAACGAACTCAAGAAACTTATCATCAGCTACCTGTTTACGGGACGCCGTAGGGAAGAGCTTTTTAATCTTGAATGGAAAGACATCGACTTCGAAAGGAATTCCTACCTGATACGCAGGAGCAAAACCCACCTTTCAAAGCACTACCCCATGCATCCGACTTTTAGAGAAGTCTTAGAGTCCTATGAGGACAGAACAGGCCGTGTTTTCAAAAAATGGCTGCATATTGATACGATCAGCAAACATGTAAAGCAGGCCCTGATTAACGCAGGATTTGAAGATTTCAGACTCCATGACCTGCGCCATACTTTTGCATCCAACTTGGCGGAAGCAGGTGAGTCCCTTCATTCCATCGGAGAACTGCTTGGTCATACCGACAAGCGCACAACTGAAATTTATGCGCACCTGTCCAGTGGACACCTTACCCAGTCAATCCAGAAGCTTACCTATCAGCCAGAATAA
- a CDS encoding helix-turn-helix domain-containing protein, producing the protein MVLTTRNTCIEAKPITWLKMGQAMSKLNVCRDTMRKYCQEGLVRAEKLPSGHWRIESSSIDEMLQNDRLIVEHLQVFMYE; encoded by the coding sequence ATGGTTTTAACAACCCGAAATACATGCATTGAGGCCAAGCCCATAACTTGGCTCAAAATGGGGCAGGCAATGAGTAAGCTCAATGTCTGTCGCGATACCATGCGCAAGTATTGCCAAGAAGGGTTGGTTCGTGCCGAAAAACTTCCTTCCGGTCACTGGCGGATAGAGTCGTCCAGCATAGACGAAATGCTTCAAAACGACAGATTAATAGTTGAACATTTACAGGTATTTATGTATGAATAA
- a CDS encoding helix-turn-helix domain-containing protein has translation MTSITTKLGKRIKELRKQSNLTQDSLAEKAGLSGKHIGEIERGEVNVTAQSLEKVATALGIELPELMRCDHEGDVADLRAELIRHIENCPEEEVKLAYRLIKALR, from the coding sequence ATGACTTCGATCACAACAAAGCTTGGCAAACGCATAAAAGAGCTCAGGAAACAAAGTAACCTGACCCAAGATTCTTTAGCTGAGAAAGCCGGACTCTCCGGCAAGCATATAGGCGAGATAGAACGAGGCGAAGTGAATGTGACAGCCCAGTCCTTAGAAAAAGTTGCAACAGCTCTTGGAATAGAACTGCCTGAACTGATGCGCTGTGATCATGAAGGGGATGTGGCAGATCTACGAGCAGAGTTAATCCGCCATATTGAGAATTGCCCTGAGGAAGAAGTGAAGTTGGCCTATAGACTGATAAAGGCTTTGAGGTAG